From a region of the Streptomyces venezuelae genome:
- a CDS encoding sulfite exporter TauE/SafE family protein: protein MSIWESLAVFAAGIGAGTINTIVGSGTLITFPVLLATGLPPVTANVSNTLGLVPGSISGAIGYRKELQGQRARILRLGSVSLVGGLAGAILLLTLPSESFDTIVPVLIALALVLVVLQPRLAAALRRRQDAAGGDAGHPDGGPALLGGMLLSSAYGGYFGAAQGVLYLGLMGLLLREDLQRVNAVKNVIAALVNGIAAVVFLFVAEFDWTAVVLIAVGSTIGGQIGAKVGRRLSPTVLRAVIVTVGVIAIVQLLVS, encoded by the coding sequence ATGTCCATCTGGGAATCCCTCGCTGTCTTCGCCGCCGGCATCGGCGCGGGCACGATCAACACCATCGTCGGCTCCGGCACCCTGATCACCTTCCCGGTGCTGCTCGCCACCGGCCTGCCCCCGGTCACCGCCAACGTGTCCAACACCCTCGGCCTGGTGCCCGGTTCGATCAGCGGAGCCATCGGCTACCGCAAGGAGCTCCAAGGGCAGCGCGCCCGCATCCTGCGGCTCGGCTCCGTGTCCCTCGTCGGCGGGCTCGCGGGAGCGATCCTGCTCCTCACCCTGCCGTCCGAGTCCTTCGACACGATCGTGCCCGTCCTGATCGCCCTGGCCCTCGTCCTCGTCGTCCTCCAGCCCCGGCTCGCCGCCGCGCTGCGCCGACGCCAGGACGCCGCCGGAGGCGACGCCGGCCACCCCGACGGCGGACCGGCCCTGCTCGGCGGCATGCTGCTCTCCAGCGCCTACGGCGGCTACTTCGGTGCCGCCCAGGGCGTGCTCTACCTCGGCCTGATGGGCCTGCTGCTCCGCGAGGACCTGCAACGGGTCAACGCCGTCAAGAACGTCATCGCGGCTCTCGTGAACGGCATCGCGGCCGTCGTCTTCCTCTTCGTCGCCGAGTTCGACTGGACGGCCGTCGTCCTCATCGCCGTCGGCTCGACGATCGGCGGCCAGATCGGAGCCAAGGTCGGCCGCCGCCTCTCGCCGACCGTCCTGCGCGCAGTCATCGTGACGGTCGGCGTCATCGCCATCGTCCAACTGCTCGTCAGCTGA
- a CDS encoding HAD hydrolase-like protein: MTRQSRTSPAASEQSLHQAYDTALLDLDGVVYAGGRAIGYAVESLAAARVGGMHLAYVTNNALRTPDAVAEHLGELGIPTEAAEVITSAQAVARLIAEQVEPGSKVLVIGGDGLRVALRERGLVPVESAEEEGLAAVVQGYGGPDLPWGRFAEAAYAVNRGVPWFASNTDLTIPGARGIAPGNGAAVEVVRIATGAEPQVAGKPLPPMHRETVLRTGAERPLVVGDRLDTDIEGAFNGEVDSLLVLTGVTDAEQLLRAEPRHRPTYVDRDLRGLLTGQPEVEPCSEGFRCGGWTAVATNGGVLELREAGEGGQGGQGGQGGQGGEAGDPLDGLRALCAAAWTAAGDGVCTLDAAKALARLGL; the protein is encoded by the coding sequence ATGACCCGGCAGAGCAGGACCAGTCCCGCGGCGAGTGAGCAGAGTCTGCACCAGGCGTACGACACCGCCCTGTTGGATCTGGACGGGGTGGTGTACGCGGGTGGCCGGGCCATCGGGTACGCCGTGGAGTCCCTGGCCGCGGCGCGGGTCGGCGGGATGCACCTGGCGTACGTCACGAACAACGCGCTGCGCACGCCGGACGCGGTCGCGGAGCACCTCGGTGAGCTGGGCATCCCGACCGAGGCGGCCGAGGTGATCACCTCGGCGCAGGCGGTGGCCCGGCTGATCGCGGAGCAGGTGGAGCCGGGGTCGAAGGTGCTGGTGATCGGCGGGGACGGGCTGCGGGTCGCGCTGCGCGAGCGGGGTCTGGTGCCGGTGGAGTCGGCCGAGGAGGAGGGACTCGCGGCGGTCGTCCAGGGGTACGGGGGTCCCGACCTGCCGTGGGGGCGGTTCGCGGAGGCCGCGTACGCGGTCAACCGCGGGGTGCCGTGGTTCGCGTCGAACACGGACCTGACGATTCCGGGGGCGCGGGGGATCGCGCCGGGCAACGGGGCCGCGGTGGAGGTCGTACGGATCGCCACGGGCGCGGAGCCGCAGGTGGCGGGCAAGCCACTGCCCCCGATGCACCGGGAGACGGTGCTGCGTACCGGGGCGGAGCGGCCGCTGGTGGTGGGGGACCGGCTGGACACCGACATCGAGGGTGCCTTCAACGGGGAGGTGGACTCGCTGCTGGTGCTGACCGGGGTCACGGACGCGGAGCAGCTGCTGAGGGCCGAGCCCCGGCATCGGCCGACGTATGTGGACCGGGATCTGCGGGGACTGCTGACCGGGCAGCCGGAGGTGGAGCCGTGCTCGGAGGGTTTCCGCTGCGGAGGCTGGACGGCGGTCGCGACGAACGGCGGCGTGCTGGAGCTGCGGGAGGCCGGAGAGGGCGGGCAGGGCGGGCAGGGCGGGCAGGGCGGGCAGGGTGGCGAAGCGGGGGATCCGCTCGACGGGCTGCGGGCGCTGTGCGCGGCGGCCTGGACGGCGGCCGGGGACGGGGTCTGCACGCTCGATGCGGCGAAGGCGCTGGCCAGGCTGGGTCTTTAG
- a CDS encoding TlyA family RNA methyltransferase — translation MAGVARRRLDAELVRRSMARSREHAAQLIAAGRVTVGGTTATKPATQVETSAALVVRKDDSDPDYVSRGGHKLAGALAAFRPQGLAVEGRRALDAGASTGGFTDVLLRSGVAHVMAVDVGYGQLAWSLQSDDRVTVKDRTNVRELTVEQLDGVPVDLVVGDLSFISIGLVLPALVRCCAPDADLVLMVKPQFEVGKDRLGSGGVVRSPELRAEAVREVAAQAAKLGLGVLGVTASPLPGPSGNVEYFLWLRAGAPALDPADVDRAVAEGPQ, via the coding sequence GTGGCAGGAGTGGCACGCCGCCGCCTGGACGCCGAACTGGTGCGCCGCAGCATGGCCCGCTCGCGCGAGCACGCCGCACAGCTGATCGCCGCGGGCCGGGTGACCGTGGGCGGCACCACCGCGACCAAGCCGGCCACCCAGGTCGAGACCAGCGCGGCGCTGGTGGTCCGCAAGGACGACAGCGACCCCGACTACGTCTCCCGGGGCGGCCACAAGCTGGCCGGTGCGCTGGCGGCCTTCCGGCCGCAGGGGCTGGCCGTCGAGGGCCGCCGTGCGCTGGACGCCGGCGCCTCCACCGGCGGGTTCACCGACGTGCTGCTGCGCTCGGGCGTGGCCCACGTGATGGCCGTGGACGTCGGCTACGGGCAGCTGGCCTGGTCGCTGCAGAGCGACGACCGGGTCACCGTCAAGGACCGTACGAACGTGCGCGAGCTGACGGTGGAGCAGCTGGACGGTGTTCCGGTGGACCTGGTCGTGGGCGACCTGTCGTTCATCTCCATCGGTCTGGTGCTGCCGGCGCTGGTGCGCTGCTGCGCGCCGGACGCGGACCTGGTGCTGATGGTCAAGCCGCAGTTCGAGGTCGGCAAGGACCGGCTGGGCAGCGGCGGCGTGGTGCGCAGCCCGGAGCTGCGGGCCGAGGCCGTGCGCGAGGTCGCGGCGCAGGCGGCGAAGCTGGGGCTGGGTGTTCTCGGGGTGACGGCGAGTCCGCTTCCGGGGCCGTCGGGGAACGTCGAGTACTTTCTGTGGCTTCGGGCGGGGGCACCGGCACTCGACCCGGCGGATGTTGACCGTGCAGTGGCGGAGGGGCCGCAGTGA
- a CDS encoding ABC transporter ATP-binding protein: MRSTQVQRLTAENVTLGYDQRVIAENLSVEIPDNSFTVIVGPNACGKSTLLRALSRMLKPSTGRVLLDGQAIGSMPAKKVAKTLGLLPQSSIAPDGITVADLVSRGRYPHQGLLRQWSAEDERIVNESMASTGVAELADRAVDELSGGQRQRVWIAMALAQQTPLLLLDEPTTYLDIQHQIDVLDLCAELHETQGRTLVAVLHDLNHAARYATHLIAMRGGKVVAEGPPAEVVTAELVEKVFGLRCQVIPDPETGTPLVVPAARKARVVARAE, encoded by the coding sequence ATGAGGAGTACCCAAGTGCAGCGGCTGACCGCGGAGAACGTGACCCTCGGCTACGACCAGCGGGTCATCGCCGAGAACCTGTCGGTGGAGATCCCCGACAACTCCTTCACGGTGATCGTGGGCCCCAACGCCTGTGGCAAGTCCACGCTGCTGCGGGCCCTGTCGCGGATGCTGAAGCCGTCGACGGGGCGCGTGCTGCTGGACGGTCAGGCGATCGGGTCGATGCCCGCGAAGAAGGTCGCCAAGACCCTGGGTCTGCTCCCGCAGTCCTCGATCGCGCCCGACGGCATCACGGTGGCCGACCTGGTATCGCGCGGCCGGTACCCGCACCAGGGGCTGCTGCGGCAGTGGTCGGCCGAGGACGAGCGGATCGTGAACGAGTCGATGGCCTCGACCGGGGTCGCCGAGCTCGCCGACCGGGCGGTGGACGAGCTGTCGGGCGGGCAGCGGCAGCGCGTGTGGATCGCGATGGCGCTGGCCCAGCAGACGCCGCTGCTGCTGCTCGACGAGCCGACGACGTACCTGGACATCCAGCACCAGATCGACGTGCTGGACCTGTGCGCGGAGCTGCACGAGACGCAGGGACGGACGCTGGTGGCGGTGCTGCACGACCTGAACCACGCGGCCCGGTACGCGACGCACCTGATCGCGATGCGGGGCGGGAAGGTCGTCGCGGAGGGGCCGCCGGCGGAGGTGGTCACGGCGGAGCTCGTGGAGAAGGTGTTCGGGCTGCGCTGCCAGGTGATCCCGGATCCGGAGACGGGGACGCCGCTGGTGGTTCCGGCGGCGCGCAAGGCCCGTGTCGTGGCCCGGGCCGAGTAG
- a CDS encoding SCP2 sterol-binding domain-containing protein, translated as MATIQECREALDNLSGNLARADAGVRGAAAFDRSLSCHITDLDQTFTGRLDTGRIRVDAVAPGPPAAKAEIRLAMTGDDLVALVAGDLKFAKAWASGRVKLEAGFRDLLRLKSML; from the coding sequence ATGGCTACGATCCAGGAGTGCCGCGAAGCACTCGACAACCTCTCCGGCAATCTCGCGCGGGCCGACGCCGGCGTACGCGGCGCGGCCGCGTTCGACCGCTCCCTGAGCTGCCACATCACCGACCTGGACCAGACGTTCACGGGCCGCCTCGACACGGGCCGGATCCGGGTGGACGCGGTCGCCCCGGGCCCGCCCGCGGCGAAGGCCGAGATCCGGCTCGCGATGACGGGCGACGACCTCGTGGCGCTGGTCGCGGGCGACCTGAAGTTCGCGAAGGCCTGGGCCTCGGGCCGCGTCAAACTGGAAGCCGGCTTCCGAGACCTGCTCCGCCTGAAGAGCATGCTCTAG
- a CDS encoding FecCD family ABC transporter permease, which produces MSCEGRRSGPRPLRLPGGVSLRVERRALAVGVLLTVAALAMSVVLIGTGDFEIAPWDVVQTLLGNGTPATDFIVNDLRLPRALVALLVGAALGISGAVFQSVSRNPLGSPDLLGFGYGSAVGALVVIILFKGGATEVAVGALVGGLLAGAVVYLLAYKQGIQGYRLVLVGIGASAVLVAVIQYLITKAQMYEATRAMVWLTGSLAGRDWAQVWPLLAVCAVLFPLILGQGRALRMMEMGDDAAYALGVRVERTRLLLMLAAVLLTTAASAAAGPVSFVALAAPQLARRLTRSPGGNLVNAALMGSVLLMVSDWASQRAFGADQLPVGVVTGLVGGVYLLWLLVTERKAGRI; this is translated from the coding sequence GTGTCCTGCGAAGGCCGCCGGTCCGGACCCCGTCCGCTGCGCCTGCCCGGCGGGGTCTCGCTGCGCGTCGAGCGGCGGGCCCTGGCCGTCGGGGTCCTGCTGACCGTTGCGGCGCTCGCGATGTCCGTCGTGCTCATCGGCACCGGCGACTTCGAGATCGCGCCGTGGGACGTCGTACAGACCCTGCTCGGCAACGGCACCCCGGCCACCGACTTCATCGTCAACGACCTGCGGCTGCCGAGGGCCCTGGTCGCGCTGCTCGTCGGCGCGGCGCTCGGGATCTCCGGAGCCGTCTTCCAGTCCGTGTCCCGCAACCCGCTGGGCTCCCCGGACCTGCTCGGCTTCGGCTACGGCTCGGCGGTCGGCGCGCTCGTCGTCATCATCCTGTTCAAGGGCGGCGCCACCGAGGTGGCCGTCGGCGCGCTGGTCGGTGGTCTGCTGGCCGGAGCCGTCGTCTACCTGCTCGCCTACAAGCAGGGCATCCAGGGCTACCGGCTGGTGCTGGTCGGCATCGGCGCCTCCGCGGTGCTCGTCGCCGTGATCCAGTACCTGATCACCAAGGCCCAGATGTACGAGGCCACCCGGGCCATGGTCTGGCTGACGGGCTCGCTGGCCGGCCGGGACTGGGCTCAGGTGTGGCCGCTGCTCGCGGTGTGCGCGGTGCTGTTCCCGCTGATCCTCGGTCAGGGCCGGGCGCTTCGGATGATGGAGATGGGCGACGACGCCGCGTACGCGCTCGGGGTGCGGGTGGAGCGGACGAGGCTGCTGCTGATGCTCGCGGCGGTCCTGCTCACCACCGCGGCGAGTGCCGCGGCCGGGCCCGTCAGCTTCGTCGCGCTGGCCGCGCCGCAGCTGGCCCGGCGGCTGACCCGCTCGCCCGGCGGCAACCTGGTGAACGCCGCCCTGATGGGGTCGGTGCTGCTGATGGTGTCCGACTGGGCCTCGCAGCGGGCCTTCGGCGCCGACCAGCTGCCGGTGGGTGTGGTGACCGGCCTCGTCGGCGGTGTCTACCTGCTCTGGCTGCTCGTCACCGAGCGCAAGGCGGGACGTATATGA
- a CDS encoding HNH endonuclease: MRDTLVLNASFEPLSTVTLNRAVVLVLQDKAVVEQSHPELRVRAATMDLPMPRVIRLCRYVRVPFRRHAPWSRRGVLVRDQHRCAYCGKRATTVDHVLPRAQGGGDSWLNTVASCAEDNHRKAARTPEEAGMPLLRKPFVPSPADAMLLALGVAGQEGLPEWLERSA, from the coding sequence ATGCGGGACACGCTGGTGCTGAATGCGAGCTTCGAGCCGCTGTCGACGGTGACTCTGAACCGGGCTGTGGTTCTGGTGCTCCAGGACAAGGCCGTCGTGGAACAGTCGCACCCCGAGCTCCGTGTGCGCGCGGCCACCATGGATCTTCCGATGCCGCGGGTGATCAGGCTCTGCAGGTACGTCCGGGTGCCGTTCCGAAGACATGCTCCCTGGTCGCGGAGGGGGGTGCTGGTCCGGGACCAGCACCGTTGCGCGTACTGCGGGAAGCGCGCGACGACCGTGGACCATGTGCTGCCGCGGGCTCAGGGGGGTGGGGACAGCTGGCTGAACACGGTGGCTTCCTGCGCCGAGGACAACCACCGCAAGGCGGCGCGGACTCCGGAGGAGGCGGGTATGCCGCTCCTCCGGAAGCCCTTCGTGCCGTCGCCGGCGGACGCGATGCTGCTGGCCCTGGGGGTGGCCGGGCAGGAGGGGCTCCCGGAGTGGCTGGAGCGTTCCGCCTAG
- a CDS encoding tetratricopeptide repeat protein → MRQELLSLPKGLAEEVSKNLVMVARLIDDEPEQAYAYSRIALRLASRVAAVREAAGFAAYATQKYSEALAEFRAAKRMTGSVELWPVMADCERGLGRPERALAMAGEPEVQKLDKAGQVEMRLVAAGARRDQGQIEAAIVTLQSPELASNAVQPWTARLRYAYADALLAAGREDEAREWFAKTLEADKDGATDASDRLAELDGVEFVDASVDLSDLSEEEDDDEDDDEDAAEIEAAERASDVAEYYDEDDEEYEPLEQSDADSDAEGDKA, encoded by the coding sequence GTGCGCCAGGAGCTGCTGAGCCTGCCCAAGGGCCTGGCCGAGGAGGTCTCCAAGAACCTCGTCATGGTCGCCCGGCTGATCGACGACGAGCCCGAGCAGGCGTACGCGTACTCGCGCATCGCCCTGCGACTGGCCTCCCGCGTCGCCGCCGTCCGCGAGGCCGCCGGCTTCGCCGCGTACGCCACGCAGAAGTACAGCGAGGCCCTCGCCGAGTTCCGCGCCGCCAAGCGCATGACCGGCTCGGTCGAGCTGTGGCCCGTCATGGCCGACTGCGAGCGCGGCCTCGGTCGTCCCGAGCGGGCACTGGCCATGGCCGGCGAGCCCGAGGTGCAGAAGCTCGACAAGGCCGGCCAGGTCGAGATGCGTCTGGTCGCGGCCGGTGCCCGGCGGGACCAGGGGCAGATCGAAGCGGCCATCGTGACCCTGCAGAGCCCGGAGCTGGCCTCCAACGCGGTCCAGCCCTGGACGGCGCGGCTGCGGTACGCCTACGCCGACGCCCTGCTGGCGGCCGGTCGTGAGGACGAGGCGCGCGAGTGGTTCGCCAAGACCCTCGAAGCGGACAAGGACGGGGCCACCGACGCCTCCGACCGCCTCGCCGAGCTCGACGGTGTCGAGTTCGTCGACGCGTCCGTCGACCTGTCCGACCTCTCCGAGGAGGAGGACGACGACGAGGACGACGACGAGGACGCGGCGGAGATCGAGGCGGCCGAGCGCGCCTCCGACGTCGCCGAGTACTACGACGAGGACGACGAGGAGTACGAGCCGCTGGAGCAGTCCGACGCCGACTCCGACGCCGAGGGCGACAAGGCCTGA
- a CDS encoding DNA-3-methyladenine glycosylase: MSARPDRTPLPRSFFDRPVLSVAPDLLGRTLVRRTTDGPLELRITEVEAYEGETDPGSHAYRGRTARNASMFGPPGHAYVYFIYGMWFSLNLVCGPPGRASGVLLRAGEVTVGAELAAKRRISARNPRELAKGPARLATALDVDRSLDGTDLCGGPDSPLSVLTGTPTSADLTSSGPRTGVGGAGADHPYRFWVTHDPTVSPYRPHSPRRRST; the protein is encoded by the coding sequence ATGAGCGCGCGCCCTGACCGTACGCCCCTGCCCAGGTCCTTCTTCGACCGCCCGGTCCTCAGCGTGGCCCCGGATCTCCTGGGCCGCACCCTGGTCCGCCGCACCACGGACGGCCCCCTCGAACTGCGCATCACGGAGGTCGAGGCGTACGAGGGGGAGACCGACCCCGGCTCCCACGCCTACCGCGGCCGCACCGCCCGCAACGCATCGATGTTCGGTCCACCCGGACACGCGTACGTCTACTTCATCTATGGCATGTGGTTCAGCCTCAATCTGGTGTGCGGCCCCCCGGGCCGGGCGAGCGGGGTACTGCTGCGCGCGGGCGAGGTCACGGTGGGCGCCGAGCTGGCCGCGAAACGTCGAATCTCGGCCAGAAACCCGAGAGAACTGGCCAAAGGGCCGGCCCGCCTGGCCACAGCCCTGGACGTGGACCGTTCCCTCGACGGCACCGACCTCTGCGGGGGCCCCGATTCCCCCTTGTCCGTCCTCACGGGCACCCCGACCTCGGCGGACCTGACGAGCAGCGGCCCACGTACGGGAGTCGGCGGAGCCGGCGCGGACCATCCGTACCGCTTCTGGGTCACCCACGACCCGACGGTGAGCCCGTATCGCCCCCACTCACCACGCCGCCGCTCAACTTGA
- a CDS encoding sporulation protein: MGFKKLFASLGAGGASVDTIITEPNVVPGGIVQGEVRIQGGSVEQQIEGLSVGLQARVEVEGGDQEYKQDIVFTKQRLGGAFKVQPGALHVVPFGLEIPWETPITHFGGQHLHGMNIGVSTELEIARAVDAGDLDAINVHPVPAQQAILDAFRQLGFTFRSADMERGHIRGTRQSLPFYQEIEFLPPSQYRGLHQVELTFISDGREMDVVLEMDKKPGLFTEGSDTYRCFQVGLQSYQGTDWAAYLNQWIASVGSQRNWF; encoded by the coding sequence ATGGGCTTCAAGAAGCTGTTCGCGAGCCTGGGCGCCGGTGGTGCTTCGGTGGACACGATCATCACCGAGCCGAACGTCGTGCCGGGCGGAATCGTCCAGGGCGAGGTCCGGATCCAGGGCGGATCCGTGGAGCAGCAGATCGAGGGGCTGTCCGTCGGGCTGCAGGCGCGGGTCGAGGTCGAGGGCGGTGACCAGGAGTACAAGCAGGACATCGTCTTCACCAAGCAGCGGCTGGGCGGTGCCTTCAAGGTGCAGCCGGGTGCGCTGCACGTGGTGCCGTTCGGGCTGGAGATCCCCTGGGAGACGCCGATCACCCACTTCGGTGGTCAGCACCTGCACGGGATGAACATCGGGGTCAGCACCGAGCTGGAGATCGCGCGCGCGGTGGACGCGGGCGACCTCGACGCGATCAACGTGCACCCGGTGCCGGCGCAGCAGGCGATCCTCGATGCCTTCCGGCAGCTCGGCTTCACGTTCCGCAGCGCGGACATGGAGCGCGGGCACATCCGGGGCACGCGCCAGTCGCTGCCCTTCTACCAGGAGATCGAGTTCCTGCCGCCGTCGCAGTACCGCGGGCTGCACCAGGTCGAGCTCACCTTCATCTCCGACGGCCGGGAGATGGACGTCGTCCTGGAGATGGACAAGAAGCCCGGTCTGTTCACCGAGGGCAGTGACACCTACCGCTGCTTCCAGGTGGGGCTGCAGTCGTACCAGGGCACGGACTGGGCGGCGTACCTGAACCAGTGGATCGCGAGCGTCGGTTCGCAGCGCAACTGGTTCTAG
- a CDS encoding YbhB/YbcL family Raf kinase inhibitor-like protein, which produces MSEQSRAPLPHDFHPEVASFTVTSEDVAHGADLHAAQVLTGKNVSPHLRWEGFPEGTKSFAVTCFDPDAPTGSGFWHWVLFDLPVSVTELPAGAGTGDFAGLPAGAVHARNDYGTRDFGGAAPPRGERHRYVFTVYAVGQEHLGPDEDSSPAVVGFHLRFHALGRAQLVAEYEAPPAR; this is translated from the coding sequence GTGTCAGAGCAGAGCAGGGCGCCCCTTCCGCACGACTTCCACCCCGAGGTCGCGTCCTTCACGGTGACGAGCGAGGACGTCGCCCACGGAGCCGATCTGCACGCGGCTCAGGTCCTGACGGGGAAGAACGTCTCGCCGCACCTGCGGTGGGAAGGGTTCCCCGAGGGCACGAAGAGTTTTGCGGTGACCTGCTTCGACCCGGACGCGCCCACGGGCAGCGGGTTCTGGCACTGGGTCCTCTTCGACCTGCCCGTCTCGGTGACGGAGCTGCCGGCGGGGGCGGGCACCGGGGACTTCGCGGGGCTGCCTGCGGGTGCCGTGCACGCGCGCAACGACTACGGGACGAGGGACTTCGGCGGTGCGGCACCGCCGCGCGGGGAGCGGCACCGCTACGTGTTCACCGTGTACGCGGTGGGCCAGGAGCACCTCGGCCCCGACGAGGACTCGTCGCCGGCCGTCGTCGGCTTCCATCTGCGGTTCCACGCCCTGGGGCGTGCGCAGCTCGTCGCCGAGTACGAGGCGCCTCCCGCGCGCTGA
- a CDS encoding DUF1015 family protein, producing the protein MTTSGTAGQGLRLTPFHGLRYVPERVGSLAAVTSPPYDVVVRPDGVDHLESADPHNIVRLILPQADTPVARNEQAARTLHEWLAKGVLSADPQPALYVYEQRRLGLLQRGIIGALALSTAEEGIVLPHEDVMPDVVTDRAGLMRATSANLEPLLLTYRGDDPDAGAARVVERTVQLAPLLSTTTEDGFRHRLWAVTDPAEIAAVTVDFSHRQALIADGHHRWATYLRLQEEHGSPTPWDFGLVLLVDTARYPLQVRAIHRMLRRLPVADALAALDGHFRVHSVDGPLPLALDALADAAERGNAFVLAGDGAFHLVTDPDPALLDRTVRHDRPEAWRRLDATVLHATLLDALWHVPDAPDEITYIHDAESTVAMAERHGGTAVLMHPVREEVVRNLARQGVTMPRKSTSFGPKPATGLVLRGLG; encoded by the coding sequence ATGACCACTTCTGGCACCGCGGGACAAGGGCTGCGCCTGACCCCGTTCCATGGCCTGCGCTACGTCCCCGAGCGTGTCGGCAGCCTCGCCGCCGTCACCTCGCCGCCGTACGACGTGGTCGTGCGCCCCGACGGGGTCGACCATCTCGAGTCCGCCGACCCGCACAACATCGTCCGCCTGATCCTGCCGCAGGCGGACACCCCGGTCGCGCGCAACGAGCAGGCCGCGCGCACCCTGCACGAATGGCTCGCCAAGGGCGTCCTCAGCGCCGATCCCCAACCCGCGCTCTACGTGTACGAACAGCGCCGGCTCGGCCTCCTCCAGCGCGGCATCATCGGCGCACTCGCCCTGTCCACCGCCGAGGAGGGCATCGTCCTGCCCCACGAGGACGTCATGCCGGACGTGGTCACCGACCGGGCCGGCCTGATGCGGGCCACCTCCGCCAACCTCGAACCGCTCCTCCTCACCTACCGGGGCGACGACCCCGACGCGGGCGCGGCCAGGGTCGTCGAACGGACCGTCCAGCTCGCCCCCCTCCTTTCGACCACCACCGAGGACGGCTTCCGGCACCGCCTGTGGGCCGTCACGGATCCGGCTGAAATCGCCGCCGTCACGGTGGATTTCAGCCACCGCCAGGCGCTCATCGCCGACGGCCACCACCGCTGGGCGACGTACCTGCGTCTCCAGGAGGAACACGGCTCCCCCACACCCTGGGACTTCGGCCTGGTCCTCCTCGTCGACACCGCCCGCTACCCGCTCCAGGTCCGCGCCATCCACCGGATGCTGCGCCGCCTCCCGGTCGCGGACGCACTGGCCGCCCTCGACGGCCACTTCCGCGTGCACTCGGTCGACGGACCGCTCCCGCTGGCCCTGGACGCCCTCGCGGACGCCGCGGAACGCGGCAACGCCTTCGTCCTCGCCGGTGACGGCGCCTTCCACCTCGTCACCGACCCGGATCCGGCCCTCCTCGACCGCACGGTCCGCCACGACCGCCCCGAGGCCTGGCGCCGACTGGATGCCACCGTCCTGCACGCGACCCTGCTGGACGCCCTGTGGCACGTCCCGGACGCCCCGGACGAGATCACGTACATCCACGACGCCGAGTCCACCGTCGCCATGGCCGAACGGCACGGCGGCACGGCGGTCCTGATGCATCCCGTACGCGAGGAGGTCGTACGGAACCTGGCCCGCCAAGGGGTCACCATGCCCCGCAAGTCCACCTCCTTCGGACCGAAGCCGGCCACCGGCCTGGTCCTGCGCGGCCTGGGCTGA
- a CDS encoding FecCD family ABC transporter permease: MLVESPPEPERSAAPEKGADAAVARPRHAARAAGLLAALAVLALIAVVSIAVGAKQMSLDEVWHGLFAYAGTPNDVVVRDLRIPRTLLGLMVGLGLGLSGAVMQALTRNPLAEPGILGVNAGAAAAVVSAISFFGASSLSEFVWWAFLGAAFVSVLVYVLGGSRSATPVRLALAGTAASAALVGYINAVQLMDSKALDKLRFWTVGSLASANMDTVRHVAPFLLVGAVLALVLGRPLNAMAMGDDTARALGAHLTRTRIGAMVAITLLCGAATAACGPIVFIGLMVPHLVRAFTGPDMRWVLAYSAVLSPALLLGSDIVGRVVTRPAELQVGVVTALIGGPVFIYLVRRKRMAQL, encoded by the coding sequence GTGTTGGTCGAGAGTCCCCCTGAACCCGAACGGAGCGCGGCGCCCGAGAAGGGCGCCGACGCCGCCGTAGCCCGCCCGCGTCATGCCGCGCGCGCCGCCGGTCTGCTCGCCGCTCTCGCGGTGCTGGCGCTGATCGCCGTCGTGAGCATCGCCGTGGGCGCGAAGCAGATGTCCCTGGACGAGGTCTGGCACGGCCTGTTCGCCTACGCGGGAACGCCGAACGACGTGGTGGTGCGGGATCTGCGGATCCCGCGCACCCTGCTCGGGCTGATGGTCGGGCTCGGACTCGGCCTGTCCGGTGCCGTCATGCAGGCGCTGACCCGCAACCCGCTGGCCGAGCCCGGCATCCTCGGCGTCAACGCGGGTGCCGCGGCGGCCGTGGTCTCCGCGATCAGCTTCTTCGGTGCGAGCTCGCTGAGCGAGTTCGTGTGGTGGGCCTTCCTCGGCGCGGCCTTCGTCTCGGTCCTCGTGTACGTGCTCGGCGGCAGCCGCAGTGCGACCCCGGTGCGGCTCGCGCTCGCGGGTACGGCGGCCAGTGCGGCGCTCGTCGGCTACATCAACGCCGTGCAGCTGATGGACAGCAAGGCGCTGGACAAGCTGCGCTTCTGGACGGTGGGTTCGCTGGCCTCGGCCAACATGGACACCGTCCGGCACGTGGCCCCCTTCCTGCTCGTCGGCGCGGTGCTCGCGCTGGTGCTGGGCCGGCCGCTCAACGCGATGGCGATGGGCGACGACACGGCACGGGCGCTCGGCGCCCACCTGACGCGGACCCGGATCGGCGCCATGGTCGCCATCACCCTGCTGTGCGGTGCGGCGACCGCCGCGTGCGGGCCCATCGTGTTCATCGGGCTGATGGTCCCGCACCTCGTGCGGGCCTTCACCGGTCCCGACATGCGCTGGGTGCTCGCGTACTCGGCCGTCCTGTCACCGGCCCTGCTGCTCGGCTCCGACATCGTCGGCCGGGTCGTCACGCGGCCCGCCGAACTGCAGGTCGGCGTCGTGACCGCGCTCATCGGCGGCCCGGTCTTCATCTACCTGGTTCGGCGCAAGAGGATGGCCCAGCTGTGA